In Gossypium hirsutum isolate 1008001.06 chromosome A10, Gossypium_hirsutum_v2.1, whole genome shotgun sequence, the DNA window tttttagtatgaAGGATTGATTTGctcttcaaattattattaacccttttttctttgtttaattaAAGGAAAATGGTTGAAGCGGTGTTTCAAATCCTAAGGGCAGGCAAATCTCTagaacttataatgtctagttaTGAGCTTCTGAACGAGATTGAAAAGGTAATTGACTTTGATTCTTTATTTACTTAACTTATCATTTTGTTACTTAATTCATTTAGGAAGACGAAGAAAAAAGTATGATAACACATTTTTTTAATGCAGCGTTTTCCTCGGATTTATGTATCTGAATCATCTGGTAATGGTTCACCTGAGTTGGTTGTGATTGAAGAGGTAAATAGTCATCTTGACTATGTTTAACAAGGTTTCTGTATTTGTGGATTTTacgttttaattttatttccccctttttatttaattttgacttTGTTGCTTGTTAGGCGTGGTTGCCGTTTATGGTTTCCTTAGATGTTATGTCTAGTGAGAAAGAAACTAATCGAAGAAAGTTGGGTGGACTGTTTGATCCCAATGTGAGTTGGATTTGCTGTTTTAAACCTTGGAATGCTTGTTGAGGATATGAAATAATTGAGGTTTATTTTTTGGTTGAACTCTTTCTGTATGAGAGGGAAATTTGTGGTAATAGCAGGGAAGCTAACTGTATAAATCAATACTGCTGTTGCTTGAGAATAGCATCGTTAGCGTTTGTTTGACTTCCTCTATCATTGCCAGGGTTTTCATGAATTAATAACAGGCCTTGCTGAAATGGCTTATAAAACAAATTCTCAGAGATTGGATACTAAGGTTTGTGTACTTATTCCATGTATTTCATCTTTCAATTCTTTAGATAGTTTGCTTATAGCACCGAGGATTTCTCATATGATTGTGTATTTCAACTGCACTCATTCTAATGGCAAAGATCATGGTAATATTAATTAGTTTTGCTAAAGGCACTCGTCACTCATTCTAATGGCAAAGATCATGGTAATATTAATTAGTTTTGCTAAAGGCACTCGTTTTGGTTACCGTATTAAAAAATCTTCTAGTAATGCGTATGGAGTTTATCAATTAACTACCAAGTTTTGCATTAAACACAAAACATTGTCACTATAAATAGTAACTTAACGATCCTTAAAGATTGCTCTTTGAGAATTTGTTAGCAATATCCATATTAGTTATATCATTGGGTTGGTTTTCTCTAGTAAGTGACCTATATTTTCTGTCCTATTATAGTAATTGTCTATTCTTTTTATTGTTAAGTTAGTTTGACACTTCAACCTGCTGCTAAAACAACTTTGTTGCAGTTCTTAGGAAATATGTTACTGTTTCAGTATCTTGTCAATGTTCTTGAAGGAGATTTTTTAGCCCGTATCAGTATGTATAAAGGTAAGCCAATATAGAATGTTTTATGCTTCTTAATCATCAGGAAATTTTGACAGATTGTTTATTGCAGAAAGCATGAACTGGAACTTTTTGAGGGAGTGCTTAATCAACATGCTTCTGGTCAGCTTCAGTTTTTAAACCTTTAATTTCTCTGCTACCTTTTGTTTCTTACATAGTTGCATTCTGACATATTTCATTGAAAGTTATTTTGTCATCAGTCTTTTATTGGTTGTTCAAGCTCGATTTATTTGTAGGCTTCAAAAAGAGTCAACTACAGGGTTTTAATGAAAGAGTGTTTGCATACAATCTGTGGACTGTACCAAGATTATGCTGGAATTCGTAATGAGCCTGACTCTTCTGATGAAAAATCATCCGAGAATCATAATACTGATGTAGCAATTGCATTACTTGAAGTTCAAAGGACTACTTGTATGGCTATGCAGAAACTTATAATAATGGTTAGATCCCAAATATCTGTAAATATAAGATGATTCTAAATCATTTTCACTATCTGTGACATCGTGGACCCCTCTAGATTATGGAGATTGACATGTCAAAGCAGCAAGCCGACATGCTAGGTCTAACTACCAGATCGGATGGTCTGAGGTAATTGCTTGACTCTGTTTTGGTGATTCAGTTTGGTCTTTGTATTTTTGTttaatatgtatatgtacatcAGGTGGCTAACGTCTGGATTTGGTGCAGAATCCCACTGATAGAGATAATCTTGGACGAGCTAACCTATTACAGAAAGATACTTCCCCGATTTCTTCAGGttgtcatttatatatattagcaCAAACACACAATTTCGCGTCAAAAAAATGTCTCTGTTCATAAAAGAAAAAAGTCCTTTATCTAGGAGAGAAAATTGCCTAGGTAGGTGGTGAACAAACAGGTGCTACCTTTTATCCAGCTGATTCACTTAGGCATCACCTTGTCCTTTGATTGTACACTTTGCTCAACTATATATTGCTTTTGACTTTTGAAGGTAGTCCATTTCCGTCATCAGTCTCAGATAGTGTTTCATCagtttttaattttaggattttcaaggacaGACTTCAACTAATCTTTTGgaaaaactatttttaatatcCTTTCTGATTGGATATTTCTCCTATTGACATATCTCAAGCTCAGCATTTGTTTCAGctttaataaaatgttattaaatgTCTCTTTGATATCTACAGTTCATTTGATCTTTTAGTACCATTGTAAAAAGTTCCTCTTCTAATTGCAATTTTGTTCCTATTGACATATTACATGATCATTATTTCCAACCATGAATACACTTTTTTCAGATCTTTAATGACCCTAAATGGAAGCTTGAAATCATTGTGCAGTACTTACTTAAATACACAGCTAAGGTTAGTAACTAAGATTTTGTAACTGGTTTGCCAATGATCTATATTGagaacttttattttttactGCAAATTGTGATACAAAGTCTGGAcaacatataatttaaatattcttATTCTGTAATATAGCCTGTTCGTACTCGGAGATCGAATGGCCCTTCGGAAGATTCTACGTTTCTCAGAGTTTTGAAGTCCTTTTCAGATAGCACCAGCGTAAGAAGCATTATAAAAAAACTCAATGTAGAAGTTATTCAATTGCTTTTGGCGCATGCTTTTCTTGTAAGTCTTCTCTTATTTTTTTGCGAGTAGAGATAGTTGAAATGAATATCTGCTGTTGTTTCTTTTATTGTCTTCTGGAGCAACAAAAATTCTGCTATCAATTATATCGGGGTTAAGAAGTGGCAGGTGCTTGGATGGATGAGTTTTTCATTGGTAGTACGTGGGGTTCATTTCCATGGTTCCTTATGCAAAATGTTCATTCATATCATGTTATGTTTTGCTCAACTTGTTGATATGATCAAGATTTGAGAAACTTAATTGGAACTATCTACACTGAAAATTGCATGCTTTATGGTTGTAGTCTTGTAGAACAAGACATGAGTGATGAAATTAATGTGAATCTAAATTCGAAGCTAAAATTTGgaactttttttcttctttcctttggTGTTATTAACTCTGAGATTTTCAAGATCTTTGTTAAGCAGTGAGTACTAATGCAGAACTGTTATGGAAATCATCTccacaattttcttttcttttgcctttttgttttaattgattAGCTCTTATGATGTTTGTTCCAGGCCTATATGTCCTTGACATCTCAGCAACATCTTCCTGGGATGCCTGATTGCAATGAAGCCGTAATAGACAGCTTGTCTCTTGTGGAAATATCTAAGAACGTAGCTGCTGCTTTCAATAGTCTAAGAGAAGCAGATAAGTAAGCTTCTTTTATCTCACTGTAATTTCCTTTGTAATGCGTGCAACAATTACATCCCAAATGAGCTGCAATCAAGCTCTAGGGTCATGTTTGAGCGGCTAACATATCAATGCGGATTTTGCTAACAAGTGCATTGTCTATCTCATGTTGTAGGAAGATTCAGATTTCATCTCTTGGAAAAGAAGCACTATTTACTGCAACAATGATCATTTCGACGTCATAGGAAACCGAGAGAAAGATGCAGATGACTTCTGGTTCCGAAAGGGTCACATTATTAAATGTTAGTAGTTTGCTTGGCCATCACTGTATTAGTTTTATCTAGCTCTGTTTTCAGCTCTATTCTGGTACGGCTGATTTGGTTGGTATACTCTAATCTGGTTATAAACCATAACCATAAAGCTTATATTTCGTTTTAGTTAAAATTCTAGTGCAGTTATATTTCGTtttagttaaaaatttcatttcttgTTCATTTCATCTAAAGTAGCTTATATTTCGAAGAATAATGGTTTGTACGAATACACGCAAGCTCATATCAATtggttataattatattatttatttataatcaatgAAGTTAATTACTAAAGTaatcattttgaaatttatatttgcatataaatatttgtttatatttactaGCGTTTAGAGTTTTGACACGCTTAAAATCTTTTTCACAATTGacagaaaaaaaagaacaaattactGAGCTTAGCaagtacataaaaataaatttctgaaaagctgatttgatattaaAAAGGTTAAGCTTCCAGCTGAAAAGTGGTAAATTATTGCCTTACATCAATGAAGCATCCTAAAAAATAATTTCCTTTGCATCAAGTTCTACAAAGATGTGCCAACAACATACTGTACTGAACCCACCAATTTAGGATTCCTCTGCCACTCCAGTTGTATTCCTGAAAAGGTTCAACCTTGTTTTAGTGTTTTTAACTCGATTGTGGAACACTAATCATATGATAATAACTGCGTACGTTAATCAATCAGAGTCACTCACTTTGATGGTTGTGATGAATCGAGCTGCATTGTTACCGGCCCGTCGTTGACCAAACTAACCTGTGAACAAGTATAAAGATTCGATTCAAAATACATCCCTGAATAAAGAGAAAATGACATTTTGGTGGGGGGGATTGTGGCACAGCCTCACCTTCATCATTGCTCCAAATACTCCATCTACACCAAATGACCAAAACAGAGTCAAAATAACTTTATAAACACGCTATCCATCATCTAACAAATAGTAAATTGTGCCATGTTTGAGTGACAAAACATCACGTGTTACCTACTTGAATGGTTCAAAAGAATCAAAATGATAGTTTGCCTCTTTAAGTCAGCTTTTCTATATTCATGATATTATCTATAATCAAAGTATACCTTACAATGTATCTCCCTTTCTCTATATTTTGCATTCAAAGGACATCTTTATACTTGGTGTTGGATAATATAAAACAATACATGAATGCTTTTGCAAATGgtttaaaatttactttaaaaatgaCATAAAATCATGTAACAAATCAACCAATGGAAATAATTAATGGAGGGAGGAGAGTTAACTAGGAATATAACCTTTTACTGCATCTGGTTTATAAGCTTTTCTGAATTTGTCAACTATAGATTCATAGAATGGCTTAGCTGTTTGGGGTGGCATTGCTACATGGAAGTCTGGTTTGTTGCCCTTTAAGATTCCATACAATGTAAACTGACTCACTGCGGTGCCAAACAAATTTAGAATTCAGAATCCAATAAACAAATGAAGTGTGTGTATATATCTCTATCCTtttactgagttggtgtcacgagttaaCGAACACCGACTCAGAAAATGACTAAAAAGCCATTCCTTTTACaatgtaaattatattattctttttatattttatatagaatcaataaaaatatataaatagtggGATTTGAACTTAAATCACCATGAATTTTAGCCTCTCAACTTTGACATTTCAACgataattttatttgattcatatatataaaattttaataaatatatttttacatattttttttcaccTTACCAGATtctatagtatatatatatatattcaagcaTAGAAATTACCTAGTAGAACTCCATAATTACGTTGCATGACCTGAAGAATTATCCCAAAAATCAAAGTCACAAACTTTAACCTTAGTGTAAAAGTAAAACCTCAGTTCACTACAGAGATTTAAAAAGTaaagtaaaaagggaaaaatttaCATTCTGGTCCCATCCTTTGCCAGTGCTTTCATTAGTGAACAATCTCATGTTTAAAACCTTTCTACAGCTGCAAAAagattaattatttcattttcatcatcGCAACATTAAAGAAGTAactacaaatttaaaaatttggatAAGAAAAGAGTGAAGGGAAATGATTCATTACATATAATCGGCATCAGATTCGGTGTCCGAATCATGGATTCCGACGAGAACGAGGAGACCGGGTCCGATTTCCGATACAATGCGGCCATCGACCTGGGGGAAAAATGCTAAGCCAATGATGTTTAGGATATGAAGAAGAAacgaggtttagggtttagaaacAGACCTCGACGCTAGCAGAAGCGACCCTTTGGACCACGGCTCTCATCGCTCTGATTTGTAGGTTTCGGTGGTGCTTGTTCAATGATGGTAAAAGAAATTTCTGCTTATTTTTTGTGCAAAATATGGAGGCAAAGTAAGGTGAAATTGAAACACTGTGCATAGCGTCCTCTTTTAAGTCTACTTTTATAGGAAATTAAAATGGAATTTTGGACTCCAATTTTGAAGGAAATTGTTCTTATGTCCATATGGGCTTAAAATTTGCACCCattgaaagaaaattaaatttgattttcttgaaTTTAACTTGAAGTGGttgattaattatttaatataatagaaAATGTTTAGAGTTGgagtgaaatttgaaatttttatatattcgATAGTTACATTAGAtctcaattaaatttaaaattaaattaattggcgttggtgaataaaataaacaaacaacaGATACTATTACATGATTATATCATACTTTAAAAGCTAGCTATAAGCTCATTAGGGAATTTATCAACACCTTCCTTATTGTTTGAAGCCATCTTAACTAAgaaatttacaaatttattttcttctctaGGAATATGCTTTAATTTCTAATGTCCAATATGCTCTAAATTTTAAATGATTCTTCTTACTTAGACATATTTTAATGGTTTTATTTAAATGACCAGTAGTTAAGTTTAGCATAAATAACACTTTTAACAAGTAAAATAGAGCTAGTGGTGTTGTAGTCATGAGAGACTACGATTGCCTAGTTCTTGATATGCATAATAACTCAAAAGAATGACTAAAAATAACTTCAATGGATGAGGCTAGTTAGATGGAAGGCGCCAATGGAGCAGTGATAATGATGCATTTGACGAGCGGGATAGAGCTTGTGGTGTCGGTGTAGTCGCGAGGGAGTGTGATGACTTGATTCTTAGTGGCTATGCGAAACAACTTCAAGGAATGCTTGATGCGAGCATGGTGGAGGCTCGTGTCATTGATCGAGGCTTTGAGAGCATTTATTATTGAAAGGGACGTTTTTTATgtctaaatttattattgtttttgtgTAGATTTGATTTTGTTGGGTATGTCTTGGAAGAAGTTTGCAGTTCAGCTTATTAcggtattaatttattttatttaattatgttgaaCGCGTTAATAATAAAGTTTCCTCATTTAgttatgtttgatttttattttagctTGGAATATTATGAGGACATCATGAAATTACGTTAGATGTTTATTAGTGTTTAGTAATTGTTTTATCAGATTAATGGTTGATTAGACTTTTCAAGTTTGAGataattcctttttatttatgaatgatttaaCAAAAGGTTTTATAATTGATCTGAGGAGAACAAGATTGTCAATATAAAATCTAATGCACTAGTTTCATGATCCATTTTGATACTTGACATTCAATTATATTACTTATATTTGTGATATTAATATTGTTATCAACATTATTCTGGTATGACTTAACTTCCAGTTAAATATTcatattctttaaaaatttattttcaatattagaATGATTGTGAATTGTTTGCAAGTATATATTAATAACattttcatttgaaaaaaaatgattaaggGGCATCCAACTCTCTATTGTTGATCAAATCatgcatttttctttttaaaatttttagcttatatatatttttatttaaaatttagcttatatatatattaatcattcatttaattatcatatccgaaatttgttaaatattaacATATGAGTGCTTTCTACTGGGATAATATCATAATTAAGGACTAATTTATCCATAGTTTTATGCGACGTGTCACTATATAATTGGAGAAATGTTCGCTTGGTTGACACTTTTACAACCCAACCCATTGGATTCCATCATGGACTTGGACCAAATTTGGCTTTAACGGCTTACAGTTACATTACATTCCTCCACAATAACGGACCGCTAGGCCCAGACACTAAACACTGTCGTTTAATGAATAAAAAAGGGCATATAATGCAATAACGGACCCGACCCGCAAACCAGCGAGTCGAGGAGGTCCGTTAAACGAAATTAACCTCTCTTTTTCTTCgtagtttctttaatcaaattaaaaaaaaaaaagccctcGTAGTCTTCTTCTAGTATTCTCTCAGCCTCTCAGGTTTTCCTCCTTTCACTTTTTACACTCTTCTAATTCCACTATATTTTCCCCTCTCAGTTTCTCAGTAACCAAACAGAGCACAAAATACCAGGAAACCGCAATAAAAGTACTGtttttttgctttcatttttttGTTATGTTAATATTGTTGAATTTTCAGTCTTTTGAGTTATCTCCATCTTTAAATCCACCAGATGACTGACGCTTCCGAGGAAGCCAAGCAAATTGAGAAGCTCTACGAATTTGGCGAACGCCTCAACGAGGCTAAGGATAAGTCTCAGGTTGGTCTCTCGTCCTCCCCCCTCGTTCTCTCTatttctagggtttttcatttttctttctgtAATTTGTCTAATTTGTGATACAGAATGTGAAAGACTACGAAGGAATCATCGATGCCACGAAAACAAGCATTAAGGCGAAGCAATTGGCTGCGCAGCTAATTCCCCGCTTCTTCAAGTTCTTCCCTAACCTCTCCAGCCGTGCTCTTAATGCTCATTTCGATTTGATTGAAGAAGAAGATTTGGCGGTTAGTTCATACACAATCTGCGCATTTTTACTGATATAATatgttgtttaaatttattttcccttttaggGTTTACTATAATTGGTTAGTGAGGAATTAAAGTAGAACTTTCTGTAACTGTCTTGAAGCTAATTAGATTGAACTGTTTTTAGGTTCGGGTGCAAGCAATTCGGGGGCTTCCTCTATTTTGCAAGGACACAAAGGAGTATATTTCTAAAATAGTAGACATTTTAGGGCAACTCCTTACTGCCGGTAAGAGTGGAATCCTTTATGATAAATTGTACTATTACTTCACTATGTTAAAGAATGTCTTACTATTGTGTATATAACCTGTTCTTTGCTTTAATTTGTTTCTTCTAGAGGAGATTGTGGAGCGTGATGCTGTTCATAAAGCCCTAATGTCTGTACTGCGGCAGGATGTGAAAGGTAATGTGCATTCTCATAATGTCTGGTAAATCAATGCAGTATATATGTACGCATACATTTACATATATATTGTCATTGGTGAAATTCACGTGAGTGCTAAAACCAAGCTTTTTGCCAACTAGAGTAtgattatatgatattttgagttGATAGCATTCTTTACCGGTCAAGGTACATTTTATGGTTACTGTCCTATTTTAAATGAACTTCTTTTAGTTTGATTTTTTCACTAGGATGTTATGGATAAATATATGGTTCTTATGATAATGGTTCATAAGAAATTTGTGAATAAAAGAACTGTAGGCATATACAGATGTACTTAAATTCTAAGTTAGATGCAATTGTTATCTTGATGACTGTAATCAACAATTTTCATATGCTTTTATATCCTTGTAAAATTTGACATGAATGAACATGCACTCTTCATTTTCTAGAATTATTCCTTCTGGTGTATCCCTTGATGACCAGATTCTCTTGTGAATGCAGAGTCTTTGACAGCACTATTCAAGCATATTTGGAATGTTGAGGATCCGAGTCAAGATGACACTATCCGTGACAAGGTTTTATGCTTTATACGAGATAAGGTTAAGACTGCTTCTTGGTTTGCCTATTGTTGCTAATCTCTGCTTTGTTTTCTGATGATAATTGAGGGGGAATCAACTATGTTTGTAGGTTTTTCCTCTTAAAGCTGAACTCTTAAGACCTCAGGAGGAAATGGAAAGGCATAtaactgatttaattaaaaaGGTACACTTTGATTTCACTATTTATGCAGTCATCGTTGTATCTAGTCTTTCTTTCTTCCCCCTGAATAAACTTCTGATATTGAAGTTAGAGTGGTAGATGGAGGATTGATTTTATTTAGTTCCAATGCAGAGTTTAGGGGATGTAACTGGAGCTGAATTCAGAATGTTTATGGACTTCTTAAAAAGTTTGAGCATATTTGGGGAGAAAGCTCCTCCTGAGCGCTTGAAGGAACTTATTGGAATAATTGAAGGGCAGGCTGATTTAGATGCACAATTTGATGTGAGTGATTCTTTACTGAATATCGGTTTGAATCTTTTCTTTTTGATGCCTAACTTGATTCTCTATGGTTCATCACAATACCGAGCTACCTCTTTGCATGATTTAATGTAGATATTCTTTAGAAAGGATGTGGGGCCatagaatataaaaatagttttattagTCAACATTGTCTAGTTGAGGTTCACCATTGCACTGTCATTGTCATGAACTTACTTTATAACTATTCAGCTGGCTTTTGTGTGCAGGTTTCGGATGCAGATCATATAGATAGGCTGATATCTTGTCTGTTCATGGCTATTCCATTTTTCGTGGTAAGGACTGATTTGGTATTTCTGAGTATCTGCTTTTTTTCCCCCTTTAAATATTCTTCATATATATCATACATGAACTTTCTTAGCTGTCTTACCAAAATTATTTTACAGAGGGGTGCATCTGGCAGCAAGTTCCTCAACTACATAAACAAGCACATTATACCTGTTTTTGATAAGGTATACTAACATTCATTCTGTACAAAAACTCGACATTCTAATACCTTAGAAACTCTAGAAATGTTACTTACAATATGTTGATGTGTCTTCTGGTCATATTTTGCACATCTGAATATTCCCTGAAAATGGGAAATTGCTTTTACATGAAATTCTTGAGGAACATTGTTTTGTGAAGGCTCTGGAGCGATATTATATTTTAAGTTGCTAGTACTGTGTTAAGGAATATATATTCTAAAATGGCCCTGTATTACAGCTTCCGGAGGAGCGAAAGCTAGATTTGCTCAAAGGTTTGGCGGAAATTTCTCCTTACACAACGCCACAGGATTCACGCCAGATTCTTCCCTCTGTTGTTCAGCTTTTAAAGGTATGAGCATGTGTTTACTTATTATGTCTTGTTGAATTTTTGGTGTTCTATCTTCTAATTGTCTCAAgcatgtttatatttatatacgACTCTGTTTATTTATGATCTTTTTGTTTATTCTTTCTTCCTCAGAAGTACATGCCTCGAAGGAAGACTGGTGAAGAAACAAACTTTACCTATGTCGAATGCTTGTTGTTTTCATTCCACCATTTAGCTCAcaaggttttttattttttcataatttcttaAGATTAAATTTCCTTTCTCACCATCCTGTTGTATGAGTTTATATTGTGCAATgcttatttgaaaattattgtaTTTTAGGCTCCCAATGCCACAAATAGTCTATGTGGTTACAAGATTGTGACTGGT includes these proteins:
- the LOC107925022 gene encoding negative regulator of systemic acquired resistance SNI1 isoform X2 is translated as MEKRETINNCGNLKGRMNRGCIEANTLAIIDSAEIHKDSQDAKDDRVDFLEAVRIASIVPENGTPPTKKMVEAVFQILRAGKSLELIMSSYELLNEIEKRFPRIYVSESSGNGSPELVVIEEAWLPFMVSLDVMSSEKETNRRKLGGLFDPNGFHELITGLAEMAYKTNSQRLDTKFLGNMLLFQYLVNVLEGDFLARISMYKESMNWNFLRECLINMLLASKRVNYRVLMKECLHTICGLYQDYAGIRNEPDSSDEKSSENHNTDVAIALLEVQRTTCMAMQKLIIMIMEIDMSKQQADMLGLTTRSDGLRIPLIEIILDELTYYRKILPRFLQIFNDPKWKLEIIVQYLLKYTAKPVRTRRSNGPSEDSTFLRVLKSFSDSTSAYMSLTSQQHLPGMPDCNEAVIDSLSLVEISKNVAAAFNSLREADKKIQISSLGKEALFTATMIISTS
- the LOC107925022 gene encoding negative regulator of systemic acquired resistance SNI1 isoform X1, yielding MEKRETINNCGNLKGRMNRGCIEANTLAIIDSAEIHKDSQDAKDDRVDFLEAVRIASIVPENGTPPTKKMVEAVFQILRAGKSLELIMSSYELLNEIEKRFPRIYVSESSGNGSPELVVIEEAWLPFMVSLDVMSSEKETNRRKLGGLFDPNGFHELITGLAEMAYKTNSQRLDTKFLGNMLLFQYLVNVLEGDFLARISMYKESMNWNFLRECLINMLLASKRVNYRVLMKECLHTICGLYQDYAGIRNEPDSSDEKSSENHNTDVAIALLEVQRTTCMAMQKLIIMIMEIDMSKQQADMLGLTTRSDGLRIPLIEIILDELTYYRKILPRFLQIFNDPKWKLEIIVQYLLKYTAKPVRTRRSNGPSEDSTFLRVLKSFSDSTSVRSIIKKLNVEVIQLLLAHAFLAYMSLTSQQHLPGMPDCNEAVIDSLSLVEISKNVAAAFNSLREADKKIQISSLGKEALFTATMIISTS
- the LOC107925022 gene encoding negative regulator of systemic acquired resistance SNI1 isoform X3 — translated: MPKMTVRTLSGVDFLEAVRIASIVPENGTPPTKKMVEAVFQILRAGKSLELIMSSYELLNEIEKRFPRIYVSESSGNGSPELVVIEEAWLPFMVSLDVMSSEKETNRRKLGGLFDPNGFHELITGLAEMAYKTNSQRLDTKFLGNMLLFQYLVNVLEGDFLARISMYKESMNWNFLRECLINMLLASKRVNYRVLMKECLHTICGLYQDYAGIRNEPDSSDEKSSENHNTDVAIALLEVQRTTCMAMQKLIIMIMEIDMSKQQADMLGLTTRSDGLRIPLIEIILDELTYYRKILPRFLQIFNDPKWKLEIIVQYLLKYTAKPVRTRRSNGPSEDSTFLRVLKSFSDSTSVRSIIKKLNVEVIQLLLAHAFLAYMSLTSQQHLPGMPDCNEAVIDSLSLVEISKNVAAAFNSLREADKKIQISSLGKEALFTATMIISTS
- the LOC121208565 gene encoding D-aminoacyl-tRNA deacylase, which codes for MHSVSISPYFASIFCTKNKQKFLLPSLNKHHRNLQIRAMRAVVQRVASASVEVDGRIVSEIGPGLLVLVGIHDSDTESDADYICRKVLNMRLFTNESTGKGWDQNVMQRNYGVLLVSQFTLYGILKGNKPDFHVAMPPQTAKPFYESIVDKFRKAYKPDAVKDGVFGAMMKVSLVNDGPVTMQLDSSQPSKNTTGVAEES
- the LOC121208564 gene encoding LOW QUALITY PROTEIN: apoptosis inhibitor 5-like protein API5 (The sequence of the model RefSeq protein was modified relative to this genomic sequence to represent the inferred CDS: deleted 2 bases in 1 codon) is translated as MTDASEEAKQIEKLYEFGERLNEAKDKSQNVKDYEGIIDATKTSIKAKQLAAQLIPRFFKFFPNLSSRALNAHFDLIEEEDLAVRVQAIRGLPLFCKDTKEYISKIVDILGQLLTAEEIVERDAVHKALMSVLRQDVKESLTALFKHIWNVEDPSQDDTIRDKVLCFIRDKVFPLKAELLRPQEEMERHITDLIKKSLGDVTGAEFRMFMDFLKSLSIFGEKAPPERLKELIGIIEGQADLDAQFDVSDADHIDRLISCLFMAIPFFVRGASGSKFLNYINKHIIPVFDKLPEERKLDLLKGLAEISPYTTPQDSRQILPSVVQLLKKYMPRRKTGEETNFTYVECLLFSFHHLAHKAPNATNSLCGYKIVTGQPSDRLGEDFSEYYKEFTERLSSIEDLTRATMKKLTQGMAEHNKAMAAAKSDEAKESIKTQKQNTTTGLRTCNNILAMTKPLHSKTPAFIGDKSVNLSWKEAVKPSVPSSATGTGVKRPSTAANGSNNFATKKGRGAGGMQNQLVNRALEGISYGGRGGGRGRGRLGGRGRGRGYR